The nucleotide window ATTCAATCCGAGAGACGCCATTGAAGAATCCCcagtttcaattttgattttatttgccTACTTTTTACCTGaaagattaaaatatatttaactaaataaaaatCCCCAAAACCAGAATTTTGAGAATTTTCTTAATAatacaaattttattatttaatgggaatttttcaaaaaaataatattttctatttatttatataGGCATAAACCTAACCTTTTTATATATGGTAAAACCCTAACGATGGTTAATTTTAACTCTGGTTAATGTACACATTGCCAGTTAGCTAAAATGAGCAAGTAAATTTTAATTAGTAGATATCctcatttattttttaatgtggtatttaattatgtaaattaattaaatgtatatatgaaaattattatccatgaataatgtatgattatttgatagacttatatatttatataaaaaattataatattaaaatatttaactataataatatagaaaaataaattcTTTAATCATTTCAATGTATGTattcaaaaattgaaaaaaattatttcttaGATCACAAGTAGTTTTTAGGGTCCATTAGCATCATTTACATGTATTTACAATCTTTCCTTGTAGGACAAAATTCTTTGGATTTTGTTCTAAAATGAAGAATCCAACTCTTATATTAGGTTAGCACTTTATTTCTAGGTGTTAGACACATATTTTCAGCATAATTTTATTGATCTTCATTATTTTTTGAACAACACAATTTATTTCAGTATTTTTTTTACTCAGATTTATGAGACATTAATCTGTTATTGCTTGAATTAAGAAACTGACATTCTACTCGCACATTGAACATTTATGATTGCTATTTTGCAGTCTCTGCAACATATTTGCTCAAATTGACAAGGATCAGCAATGTTCTTAAATAGTCTACAATGGCTCCTCCTTGCAACTTAATTTTGGGACTTTATATAAAGTTGGCTCGTACATGCTTTTAGTCCGATAATCAACGATTAAGTTTAATCGCATCGCAATGATATAAAGTATCAATAGAACAGGAATTATCATCTTAGATAGTAATAGTGAGCATTGGTTTAAAAATCGACCATCGAAGGCTACCTTGTTTATTGTCGtaatagtcatatatatatatatatatatatactactcgCAATGGAATCAGGAGGGCTTAATAGGGGTGAATAAATTATACAAAGCACCAAATGAAATAATTCAGATAGCTCAGAGGTTGAGGTCGGCACAATATTCTAATGTGCAACATATTTAAGTCTGGTTAACATAATGCTCACATATCTATCAGCAATATCACCAAAGAAATTAAAAACGCAGACAAACTAACGATTATGCTTGTATCatttaattttttcatatatttaaagGATTTAATGGATATCAATATATTACAATTTGCTAAATAATTGAATATAAACAATAATTTTAAAGAAACAGATAAATGTTGGTAATGGATAGTCTAAATTAGGTAATTATCTTTGGCTGGTTTATTAACATCTTATAAAGTTAATTAAAGGATCGGATAAAATTCTTGGTAGTTAATAATTATATTAGACCTCAATCAGATTTAGGTTAAGTTAGATCAGACTTTTAAAGAggacaaaatatttttaatgctgttttataaaaaaaaaaaagtctcttCAATTCCTCTTAATTTtgatattgaataaattaatctCTCTCGAAAAAAATTGGAGcaatttaattcatttcaatttcaaATGTGAGTAACTTAAGGGCAATTAATTATGACGATTATGTTTTTATATCAATTatgcatgattttgattgataaaataacaaatttaaagCTCAATGTTCATATATTTTGTGTAACTGTTTGCAGAATGTGTAAATGTTGCTgactaaatttgttaaatcaataccaaattgacaaaatgtataaatattaagactaaatttgttattacatcaaaataaaatatgaacAATTGAGGAACTTTATTAGCGTAGTGATTAATTATTCTTAGTTACTTACTTTcaaaattggttttttttttataggAATTAATTTGCTCAATATCGAAATTAAAAGAGAGAGATCTTTTGACCTTGTTTTTTCCTATATATTATAACGATTAAGTAAAACAATTTCCAGCAATTAAGCAACAACTGTCGATATGTCCGAGTGGTTAAGGAGACAGACTTGAAATCTGTTGGGCGCTGCCCGCGCAGGTTCGAACCCTGCTGTCGAcgtccttttttattttttactaatttttagCCCCAAAAATGGCTTCAAATTTGACGTTTAGGGCTCTAACCCAGATTTATTTTTCATTCGTGCACTTGGGGAAATTCTCCATTTTATATTTTCTCGGCGTCCAAACAGAAAATCAATAGCAAAGTCAGAAACCCTTGGTTGATAAATGGAAGAAAATCCCACGGTAAGTCCTACAACAACACCAACAAACAGCAGCAACAAAACGACGCAGGAACTTGCATCAGAGGGTCTAAAACATCTAGAAGAAACCATTGAAGCTGCTTTTCAAATCCTCTCTTCCATGAACGACGAGCTTTGCAACCCTGCCTTATGGTCCACCAATCCTACTACTAATAACACTACTACTAATACTGCTGCACCTAACGGTTCTTCTCTCTCCAACGGCGCCGTTTTAGGAAACGGTGATTCGTCGTCCGACGGTGGACATCACTTGGAGATGGGTGGAATTGGAGGTAGTGGCAATGGTGCGCTCGATGAAGCTCGCCTTAGGTATAAGAACTCCGTCGCTGCTCTTCGCACTGTGCTCACCGCCATTCCCAATTCTCAGAAGGTATTGAaagaaaattttagggtttttttggTTAAAATTTCTGTATTTTGCGCAAGTTgtgaatttagtccttatacttttgtTTAATAATTTTAGTCATATACTTTTCAAATTGGTCAATCTTaatcgaattttaaaattttagtctgatctaaatagtaataattaaattcatttatttaagttcaattactAGAGCGTACAGATATAGACTTAGTCTATATTCTCTAATTTAATCATTCTATGTttatatacttttcaaattttgagaTAATTTTTAGAGAGTAATATGTTTGCCATttaggattgaaattttaaaatttaaaaagtacagggactaaaaataactaaattaaagTACAGCACTAAAATTCACAACTTTTGCAAAGTACGGGGACTAATAGGTAGAATTTAACCCTCAATTTTAGCTCAAATTTAAGACTTGTAATTGTTATGTAGGATTCATGGGTttgttaaaatttcaatttttttgttatttgaatATGAATTTGATTCTGCAGTTTTCTTATTGATATTTAAATAGGCAAAAGCATTTGAAACGGGTTCAACGGCAACTAGTCCTGCAGATGAAGCTGATATTGAAAAGCTGGAAGAAGAAGCCTCGAATCTCAGGAAGGTAATTTTGCagtgaaattttcataattttatagtCTTTTTTAAGTTGGGCATTTCATAATTTAGGGCTGTAATCGAGCTGAATTCAGCTTGAATAGTGATAAGTGATAACCTCAAACTTGTACCTTGAGCTCGATTGGGTATCTTTTTCTAAGCTAGAGCTTGGCTTGAGATATAATTTAACTAGCTCATTTACTTGATTACCGTATATGAGCTTGAGCTTGAGCTCGAATTAAGCTCTTGATtttgaatatataaatatatatttatttattaaaagtaaaaaattCAATTAGGCTCATGAGTGGTTcgaatcaagtatcaagatgatTGAATTTTACTCTTTCAATAGCTGAAGCTCGACTTGAAGCTTGTGGTTTGATATTAGGCTTGAGCTCAAATGAGTATCAGTTTCTAAGCTTGGATTGAGATATAATCTAACTACTCAAGCTCGACTTGATTACCACAGCTCAAATTAAGCTTTTGTGTATTTgagtatttaaatatatattagaaGTAAAGAATTTGATTAGGTTCATGAGCAGTTCGAATTGGGTATCAAGTTGCCTGAATTCTACTCGT belongs to Gossypium arboreum isolate Shixiya-1 chromosome 7, ASM2569848v2, whole genome shotgun sequence and includes:
- the LOC108451724 gene encoding mediator of RNA polymerase II transcription subunit 30, which codes for MEENPTVSPTTTPTNSSNKTTQELASEGLKHLEETIEAAFQILSSMNDELCNPALWSTNPTTNNTTTNTAAPNGSSLSNGAVLGNGDSSSDGGHHLEMGGIGGSGNGALDEARLRYKNSVAALRTVLTAIPNSQKAKAFETGSTATSPADEADIEKLEEEASNLRKELANKNVYVKRLIDQLRELITDVSTWQSPCSM